A window of Nicotiana tabacum cultivar K326 chromosome 24, ASM71507v2, whole genome shotgun sequence contains these coding sequences:
- the LOC142178221 gene encoding uncharacterized protein LOC142178221, translating into MVERLKPQLAITPVSWDKPTDEVFKLNVDGCFKRNPGSAGCGGILRDHLGQLIIAFSSYLGVTTNNYAEAQAIKTGLIWCIDHGFNTLEIESDSLILIKMIKNDICASWEIKDFIDDIHSMLAHGSFQFNHILREGNIPADLLANLAEHDKINAFFNDIISLPRKIIAILENDTRIRPNFRIRVRKNTFIFDPG; encoded by the coding sequence ATGGTGGAAAGACTCAAACCTCAATTGGCCATCACTCCAGTAAGTTGGGATAAGCCAACTGATGAGGTTTTCAAGCTAAATGTGGATGGTTGTTTCAAAAGAAATCCCGGTAGTGCTGGGTGTGGGGGAATTCTAAGAGATCACCTCGGCCAATTGATCATAGCTTTCTCTTCTTATCTAGGTGTTACCACCAACAATTATGCAGAGGCACAAGCTATTAAAACGGGATTGATATGGTGCATCGATCATGGCTTCAATACTCTAGAAATTGAATCTGACTCTTTGAttttgatcaaaatgatcaaaaatGACATATGCGCCTCCTGGGAGATcaaggattttattgatgatattcatTCTATGTTAGCTCATGGTTCCTTCCAATTTAATCACATATTGAGGGAAGGAAATattccagctgatcttctagcCAATCTTGCTGAACATGATAAGATCAATGCTTTCTTCAATGACATTATAAGCTTACCAAGGAAGATTATAGCCATATTGGAGAATGATACAAGGATTCGTCCAAACTTTAGAATTCGGGTGCGAAAGAACACCTTCATATTCGACCCCGGCTGA